GCAAACATGCAATCAACATGACCAGCTCTGTGAACACTTTTAAATGCAAACTACAACTGCTCACAAGAAAGCTGCAACGTAAGGACCTGCACTTCTTTCAACACATGCATTCAGAACTTGAATGTCAGGGCAAGGATACAGCACAGTTTGACAGTGCACGTTACGTGGAGCAAGTCCAGAGCATCTTATCTGAGTTTGATAGGCGTTTCACTGATTTGCATCACTTGAGCCTATTGCtacttataaactcagcaaaaaaaaagaaatgtctctttttcaggaccctgcctTTCTTATATAATTcgtagatcttcattgtaaagggtttaaacactgtttcccatgcttgttcaatgaaccataaacaattaattaacatgcacctgtggaacggccattagacactaacagcttacagacggtaggcaattaaggtcacagatatgaaaacttaggacactaaagagacctttctaccGACTCTAGAAAAACACCAAATGAAAGATGCCCAGGCTCACAGCTCAtctgaacgtgccttaggcatgctgcaaggagacgcataagacaggacggacagctgatcgtcctctcagtggcagaccatgtgtaacaacacctgcacaggaccggtacatccgaacatcacacctgcgggacaggtacaggatggcaacaacaactggacGAGTTACACctggaatgcacaatccctccatcagtgctcagactgtccgcaataggctgagataTGAgataggcaggtcctcaccagacaacactggcaacaacatcgcctatgggcacaaacccaccgtcgctggaccagacaggactggcaaaaagtgctcttcactgacgagtcgcggttttgtttcacaaggggtgatggttggattcgcgtttattgtcaaaggaatgagcgtcacactgaggcctgtactctggagggggatcgatttggaggtggagggtccgtcatggtctggggtggtgtgtcacagcttcatcggactgagcttgttgtcattgcaggcaatctcaacgctgtgcgttacagggaagacatcctccctcatgtggtacccttcctgcaggctcatcctgacatgaccctccgacatgacaatgccaccagccatactacttgttttgtgtgtgatttcctgtaagacaggaatgtcagtgttctgccatggcctgcgaagagcccggatctcaatcccattgagcatgtctgggacctgttggatcggagggtgagggctcaggccattctccccagaaatgtccgggaacttccAGGTGCCTCgggggaagagtggggtaacatctcacagcaagaacgggcaaatctggtgcagtccatgagtaggagatgcactacagtacttaatgcagctggtggccaccccccccttgttcagggacacattattccatttctgtttgtcacataCCTGGAACTTGTTctgtttgtctcagttgttgaattgtatttttacacatttacacatgttaaggttGCTGAAAAGTTTGTGCTTTTCGTTTGGCATAGACGTAAATGTAGAAGTCATTGCCTCTAAAATGGGATCACTTTTTCAGTTGGACACAACTATAGCAGAAACTGAAATTCTCACCCTTCAAAATGACATTCAGCTGAAATCCAGGGCAACCACTGAGATGAAGGAAGAGTTCTGGAAGCTACTGCTAGAGGAAAAGTATCCCAAATACGACATGCTTTCAATTTATCAGACCTTTTTGGATCAACCTACTTCTGTGAGTCTGCATTTTCTCACATGAAGATAATTAAGTCCAAGTACAGATCTACTATGACGGATGACCACCTTGTGGCCTGCATGAGACTTGCAACACGCTGCTGCAGCCCTGACTATAAAAAACGACTTGCCTCCACCAATGCCAAAAGTCACACTAAGGTAGGAAATTAAATGAGTTGCACTGATTTATGTAACACATGTTATTGGTCCACATTATATTTGGGTATCAAATAGGTATCATAGCAACAGGTTCATACTCAGTGGTGTGTTGCGTTTCATACATTTTGTTGGTTGGTATAGAGACTGGTAGATCTCATCAGGCTGGCAAATGAAAAAGTAGATCTCACGTCAAAGAAGGTTGGGCACACCTGGTCTagaatgctgtagcgttaagatttcccttcactggaactaaggggcctggccCGAACTAAGAACAACAGCCTCAGACTATTTCCTtctccactaaactttacagctggcactGCATTGGGGcagactgtcagatggtgaagcgtgatacATTTCTCCAAAGAAcatgttttcactgctccagggtccaatggcggcaatctttacaccactccagcctacgcttggcattgtgcatggtgatcttaggcacttggtggtcccgttctgtgagctgttgttgctcctagacattcccacttcacaataacagcacttacagttgaccagggcagaaatttgacaaactgacttgaaagtcactgaactcttcagtaaggccattctactgccaatgtcattctactgtttgtctatggagattgcatggcggtgtgcttgattttatacacctgtcagtagggttgcacattttggggaatattcagaggtgaaaactttccgtgggaatatatgggaattaacggaaatatatgcaaatggttattaataccatttaaatgtagatgctTTTTTGCATTGGGTagatttaccatatcatatggagacagaaacataaaccctATACcatatcataagtagacataattgcaaattattaaatccttccaatagaaaaaaaaaagcctaatttgcccggatggccaacAATTTTTCAACctttgtattggtcagcctgttgtgtgtgtgtgttcccaaacaaggaccaattgcgctgaggtggctgatgttagtggctgatgagatatgttggcacgactgccatattgcagctccatcccaaagcccttgcttggaagactgccaagaaccttgccctcatccaggccaaggtggcgagacacagtagtgatgacaccataggccttgttgatctctgcaccataCTTAGGGTCCAACATTtacgctgcggcgtgtatgggattcaggcagaagtcttcacgctttttgatgtatttcagaactgcagtttcctctgttagaacaacagtgaagtgggcagggcagtacagatttcttctcttacatctgcaagcagagtctgaacatcagacaggatggcattgtctccctcaatccgtgcaatggctactgctataggtttcaggctgcttaccactctctcccaaaatacataatccaggaggatcctcttgatggggctgtccatataggcatactgtgatatggccatttcttggagagagtccttcccctccaggagactgtcaaacatgatgacaacaacaCCCCAATGGGttttgctgggcagcttcaatgtggtgctcttattcttctcactttgcttggtgaggtagattgctactataacttgatgacccttcacatacctaaccatttccttggctctcttgtagagtgtagtgtatccattgttttcagtgccatgatgtccttgaggagcagattcagtgcatgagcagcacagtcaatgggtgtgatgtgagggtaggactcctccactttagaccaagcagctttcatgttcgcagcattgtctgtcaccagtgcaaataccttctgtggtccaaggtcattgatggctgccttcagctcatctgcaatgtagaggccggtgtgtctgttgtcccttgtgtctgtgctcttgtagaatactgtttgaggggtggagatgatgtagttaattattccttgcccacgaacattcgaccacccatcagatgATTGCAATaaagtctgctttctctatgatttgcttgatcTTCACTTGAACTCAGTTGAattctgcatccagcaaatgagtagataaagcatgtctggttggaggggtgtatgctgggggaagaacattcagaaatctcttccaatacacattgcctgtgagcatctgaggtgaaccagttgcatacacagctcgagcaagacgttcatcagcatttctctcaCTACGTTCCTCTATTGAGGATTCCAGGaagaccatgagctgttgctatcgataaggtgtctgattcatcattttcacctcgaatagaactagagggacttttgtcagaggttgcttgttgtgagcactgagggaactttatgcacttggccagatgactgcatttttgttgcattcttcacatatgatttgccACAGTATTTACAAAAGTACACTTTTCCTtgtacattagctgcagtgaaatgtctccacacatcagatagtgcccatgGCATTTTCCTAAAAAAGGAGTAAAAAAACTAATATAATTCCATGTAcaaataaatagttaagcagttagattaaacaactccttttgtaagataaatgttttaaaatgaaacatgtatggaaacaggtgaattaacactccttaGTTAGCAGGCTCAAGAAAGCTAAAATCCACATGgcagcaaaaactaactagcagaaattgttaacaagttagaaaggAGTTAaaaacactttgctgtaggctactatttactagttaacaaaaaatatgtcatataaaatatattcacccctgccagtattgtaatcaaaacataccagaaagcatgtagtccttgactcagtgtagtagtgtgggcccaatagcatctcattagtgtgcaagagcttgagaatcagctgtacatgtgatggaagagtgcactgcacatgtgatggaagaatgcactgtgcatgtagaggattgcaattccattgaattggggatagttcaaccaaaatatgccacaagacctagaattgccttatgtgtagtttgaataaaagtgtctgctaaataaccaTATTCTTGTAACATTATCTATGTATTTCTGTCAGTAAGAGGATCTTAACACTGGGAATGAAAGAGGAGCCACAGCCCCATCCAAAGAATCTCCAGCTGCAGAGGATGGTCAGATACACAGCCACACTGTTCGTCCAGGTGAGACAGAGGGTACACTACTGTACATAAAGAGCAGTTATGGATAAGCTGAATGGTGTGGTGAAGAGTGAATGATTAGTCACTTTCCCCAGAATAATAGCTCAATACAAAACACATTCAAacacctccctctctttctcaacccttttctctctctttctctgtttctctccatctctctctccctatcccgcCCCCTCCTGCAGGAGAAGTTACTGGGTCTGATGTCTCTGCCCACTAAGGACAAGTATGAGGAGCTGAAGATGAAGCGGaagcaggagcaggagaagaggctCGCCCAGGAAAGACTGGTGAGGAGGCTGCTTATTGTTTAAACTAAAGACCCAATAATGATACTCCAAAAAGGATCTGATATGTCTGATACCAGGAAAGCTAAAAGCAACTGCTTTTataagtagtgtattatatagtaaaGCTGTCTCTAAAAGCGTACCTTCCTATCTTCTTGCCAGGCTGCCCAGAAGAGAAGGCAGGACTCTGAGAAGAACCGCCCAGCCTCTAGCACCAACGGGGAGCCTCCCCAGGCCCCCAGAGTACTCCGCATGACCAAAGCTGGAGGCTGGCTGCCCTCCTCAGACACCCTCCACACCCACGGGGAGCTGGAAGACCCCATGCTGCAGCAGATAGAGAATATCCGGTCGTTCCTGCGGCAGGCCAAGGCCGCCCATAGACATGACGAGGTGGCCATGCTGGAGGAGAACCTCAGGCAGCTTCAGGTGGGGAAACCTACATAATGTTACAAAATGTAGCTGCGATATGTACTGCGATTACAATGCAATGGACCGTAACAGGGCTCTGGCCagatagtgcactgtgtagggactAGGGTGTGATTTGTTGAActgtgtgttctccaggatgaGTACGACCAGCAGCAGACCCACCTGGCCATCACTCTGTCCCAGAGACTGGCCCAGGAGGAGCTGCAGCAcctggaggacagggagagggggaagatgaagCACAGGGCTCAGAGCCAAGCCCCAGGATCCACTCAGGCCACATACACCTGGCAGGGCTCACTGAACCTAACTGATACAGGAAGCCTCCATAGGGACGGGGAGGAAGAGTTGACCCCTAAAGCAGAGAGGAGCCCCCCGTCCATGAGGGCCTTCCCTGCCCTGACGGACCAGGATGAGGAGTCGCCCCAGTGGCTGGGGGGAGATGTAGAGGGACAGAACAGCGCCTCCTTCAACCCCTTTGAGGAAGACTCCACCACGGTGGAGGAGGATCCGTCCAACCCGTTCTCCGAGGAGATCCAGAAGGAGCACAATGAGGTAGCTAACGGGAAGAAGGAGTACAACCCgtttgaggaggaagaggagggcggGGTGCAAGGGCAGGCTGATGGCGTCACAGGCAACCCTttcgaagaggaggaggagaacgatGAAGGTAACCCTTTTAAAGAGGCTTCTGGGATTACCCCGCCGGGAGCCTCGACCAATCCCTTTGAAGAGGAGGGTGAGGCAGCAATGCCAGACGTTGACCTGATCGAGGAGGAGTTGCTGCTGCAGCAGATCGATAACATTCGGGCGTACATCTTCGACGCCAAGCTCAACGGGAGGCTGGATGAGGTGGAGCTGCTGTCAGAGAACCTGAGAGAGCTGCAGCGCACCCTGCAGGAACAGAAGCTTAAGACACACTGACAGAGACACTACCTCCGTCTCTACTTTTCTCATCCTCCATGCCATCACCTGATTCTTACAACAGGGCTGCCCACCCAGGGTGCCCACCTAGAAGCTAATCCGGAGACTCTACAGTAGTTCCCTTTAAAGCTGGGATCCGCAAAAGGCGAAACATCACCACTGGTCGCCCCAGGtgcatttgttattgtttttcaAACGGAGGAGATGAGCATCCAGTATCATGATAAAAACAGTTTGTAGTACATACTCTGCTGTTAtatccagaggaggctggtgggggaaGCTATTGTAATGGCCGGAATGGAATGattggaacggagtcaaacgtggtttccatatgttctGTGTTTGATAACATTCAATTTCAgcaattacaatgagcccatccttctatagctcctcccaccagcctccactggttctaTCTCATGTGCGATGATGTCCGATGAAAAAACTTTGTTTGAAGTAACgtcttttgttgttgtaatatcgcaaacaGACATGGCAGTTTCACCGCTAATG
This window of the Oncorhynchus clarkii lewisi isolate Uvic-CL-2024 chromosome 16, UVic_Ocla_1.0, whole genome shotgun sequence genome carries:
- the LOC139368812 gene encoding rabenosyn-5 isoform X1, translated to MASSYLPPFEGTGEVKEGFLCPLCLKDLQSFYQLQEHYEEEHSGDDRHVRGQLKSLVQKAKKAKDKLLKRDGEDKPEMDSYESFYYGGVDPYMWEPQELGATRSHLDFFKKHRAARIDHYVIEVNKLIIRLEKLTSFDRMNIDAGKIRVIEKSVVSWVSDSDVPFCPDCGNKFNLRNRRHHCRLCGSIMCKKCMEFVPLPLAYKLTSGTREALSVPGSPGQSQSPPTGGGGGSISGMGSRRGSISSLSSVTSILEEKDDERIRCCCHCMDTLMRKQQKLEEKDHVPDIVKLYERLRLCMDKVDERAPEYIRMAESLNAGETTYNLDTAGGLRMEVQKYYELIDALSKRILTLGMKEEPQPHPKNLQLQRMVRYTATLFVQEKLLGLMSLPTKDKYEELKMKRKQEQEKRLAQERLAAQKRRQDSEKNRPASSTNGEPPQAPRVLRMTKAGGWLPSSDTLHTHGELEDPMLQQIENIRSFLRQAKAAHRHDEVAMLEENLRQLQDEYDQQQTHLAITLSQRLAQEELQHLEDRERGKMKHRAQSQAPGSTQATYTWQGSLNLTDTGSLHRDGEEELTPKAERSPPSMRAFPALTDQDEESPQWLGGDVEGQNSASFNPFEEDSTTVEEDPSNPFSEEIQKEHNEVANGKKEYNPFEEEEEGGVQGQADGVTGNPFEEEEENDEGNPFKEASGITPPGASTNPFEEEGEAAMPDVDLIEEELLLQQIDNIRAYIFDAKLNGRLDEVELLSENLRELQRTLQEQKLKTH
- the LOC139368812 gene encoding rabenosyn-5 isoform X2, which codes for MASSYLPPFEGTGEVKEGFLCPLCLKDLQSFYQLQEHYEEEHSGDDRHVRGQLKSLVQKAKKAKDKLLKRDGEDKPEMDSYESFYYGGVDPYMWEPQELGATRSHLDFFKKHRAARIDHYVIEVNKLIIRLEKLTSFDRMNIDAGKIRVIEKSVVSWVSDSDVPFCPDCGNKFNLRNRRHHCRLCGSIMYKLTSGTREALSVPGSPGQSQSPPTGGGGGSISGMGSRRGSISSLSSVTSILEEKDDERIRCCCHCMDTLMRKQQKLEEKDHVPDIVKLYERLRLCMDKVDERAPEYIRMAESLNAGETTYNLDTAGGLRMEVQKYYELIDALSKRILTLGMKEEPQPHPKNLQLQRMVRYTATLFVQEKLLGLMSLPTKDKYEELKMKRKQEQEKRLAQERLAAQKRRQDSEKNRPASSTNGEPPQAPRVLRMTKAGGWLPSSDTLHTHGELEDPMLQQIENIRSFLRQAKAAHRHDEVAMLEENLRQLQDEYDQQQTHLAITLSQRLAQEELQHLEDRERGKMKHRAQSQAPGSTQATYTWQGSLNLTDTGSLHRDGEEELTPKAERSPPSMRAFPALTDQDEESPQWLGGDVEGQNSASFNPFEEDSTTVEEDPSNPFSEEIQKEHNEVANGKKEYNPFEEEEEGGVQGQADGVTGNPFEEEEENDEGNPFKEASGITPPGASTNPFEEEGEAAMPDVDLIEEELLLQQIDNIRAYIFDAKLNGRLDEVELLSENLRELQRTLQEQKLKTH